The Thiorhodovibrio litoralis genome includes a window with the following:
- a CDS encoding ribonuclease H-like domain-containing protein encodes MSLKSRLGRLRQRSALMPASSSPVDSDTVDSDTVDSNPTDQDQLGSAQSVPSQQPESLDDPGKKEGREQGLAERLARLRPHQPLPAARHGDEQTLADALGAEQVAPGLLRLHQRLDATRQHGRFAPAQAAAGASDQLSELTDLAPGPPESWCFLDTETSGLAGGTGTWVFLFGAARFSSRPGEGVLELEQYLLTRLDAEALMLEQIAASLADTSQLVSYNGKSFDVPLLATRCRLAGMGGSPTIRNLGRRLESLAHLDLLHPVRRAYARRWPDCRLATVEARLLAFDRGHDLPGSEAPAAWLDWLRQGDLTRLPGVVEHNRKDLLSLAALIPALASAYRQPLRHGADSAGVAAHWIKRGEVEQALALLESCVHGQSAEPEAIWLLAHLHRRARNWPRAVQLWETLARDNHPDALEALAKFHEHIAHDPHRALGYATRLPAHPAREHRCQRLRMKLEPTREIMRRL; translated from the coding sequence ATGAGCCTTAAATCCCGGCTTGGCCGGCTGCGCCAGCGCTCGGCGCTGATGCCAGCCAGCTCATCACCGGTCGATTCGGATACGGTTGATTCGGATACGGTGGATTCGAATCCGACTGACCAGGATCAGCTTGGTTCGGCCCAAAGCGTCCCATCCCAGCAGCCGGAATCCTTGGATGACCCTGGCAAGAAGGAAGGACGCGAGCAAGGTCTTGCCGAGCGGCTCGCGCGGCTGCGTCCCCATCAACCCCTGCCAGCCGCCCGCCATGGCGATGAACAAACCCTGGCTGATGCTCTGGGAGCCGAGCAAGTGGCGCCCGGACTCTTGCGTTTGCATCAAAGGCTGGACGCGACGCGGCAGCATGGCCGGTTTGCGCCGGCGCAGGCCGCGGCCGGTGCTTCGGACCAACTGAGCGAGCTGACCGACCTGGCGCCAGGCCCACCCGAGAGCTGGTGCTTTCTGGACACCGAAACCAGCGGCCTGGCCGGCGGCACCGGCACCTGGGTGTTTCTGTTTGGCGCCGCCCGTTTCTCATCCAGGCCAGGCGAGGGTGTCCTGGAACTGGAGCAGTATCTGCTGACCCGCCTGGACGCCGAAGCCCTGATGCTCGAGCAGATTGCCGCGTCCCTGGCGGATACTTCGCAGCTGGTCAGCTACAACGGCAAATCCTTCGACGTTCCCTTGCTCGCGACCCGTTGCCGGTTGGCGGGGATGGGCGGCTCGCCGACTATCCGCAACCTGGGCCGGCGACTCGAGAGCCTGGCGCATCTCGATCTGCTGCACCCGGTGCGCCGCGCCTATGCCCGACGCTGGCCCGACTGCCGTCTGGCGACCGTGGAAGCCCGCCTACTGGCCTTCGACCGCGGTCACGACCTGCCCGGCAGCGAAGCCCCCGCCGCCTGGCTCGACTGGCTGCGCCAGGGCGATTTGACCCGACTGCCGGGCGTGGTCGAGCACAATCGCAAGGACCTGTTGTCTCTTGCGGCGCTGATTCCGGCCTTGGCCAGCGCTTATCGGCAACCGCTGCGCCATGGTGCCGACAGCGCCGGCGTGGCCGCGCATTGGATCAAGCGGGGAGAGGTGGAACAGGCGCTCGCGCTGCTGGAGTCTTGCGTCCACGGGCAATCAGCCGAACCCGAGGCGATCTGGCTACTCGCGCATCTGCATCGCCGCGCCCGCAATTGGCCGCGGGCGGTGCAGCTGTGGGAGACGCTAGCGCGGGACAACCATCCCGACGCACTGGAGGCGCTGGCCAAGTTTCACGAGCACATCGCGCACGACCCGCACCGCGCCCTCGGCTACGCCACCCGCCTACCGGCTCACCCGGCGCGTGAGCATCGCTGCCAGCGTTTGCGGATGAAACTCGAGCCCACCAGGGAAATCATGCGGCGCTTATGA
- a CDS encoding TA system antitoxin ParD family protein yields the protein MSVSIRIDERLYAAAKSQASAEMRSIPKQIAYWAKVGRAALDNPDLPIEFVRDTLQALEEPSEPFDLPEQ from the coding sequence ATGAGCGTCTCCATCCGCATTGACGAGAGGCTGTATGCCGCTGCCAAGTCACAAGCAAGCGCCGAAATGCGCTCGATCCCAAAACAGATCGCTTACTGGGCCAAGGTGGGCCGCGCCGCGCTCGACAATCCAGACCTGCCCATTGAGTTTGTGCGCGATACGCTGCAGGCGCTTGAGGAACCCTCCGAGCCCTTCGACTTGCCGGAGCAATGA
- a CDS encoding type II toxin-antitoxin system RelE/ParE family toxin produces MTARLAQRPAFKRAYKRLHPNQREAVNDAIRTILADPTSGEEKKGDLAGVRVFKFDCIHQSFLLAYTQDDARCTLLSLGPHENFYRDLKR; encoded by the coding sequence ATGACCGCGCGACTCGCCCAACGACCTGCCTTCAAGCGCGCGTATAAGCGGCTTCATCCCAATCAACGTGAGGCCGTGAATGACGCCATTCGCACCATCCTTGCCGACCCGACCAGTGGCGAGGAGAAGAAGGGCGACCTCGCTGGGGTTCGCGTATTCAAATTCGATTGTATCCATCAAAGCTTCCTTCTTGCCTACACCCAGGATGACGCCCGGTGCACCTTGCTGAGCCTGGGGCCGCATGAGAATTTCTACCGCGACTTAAAGCGCTAA
- a CDS encoding DEAD/DEAH box helicase: protein MPEFTQSLAPQSAPEAAAKAAPHASHQAADFARFLNGLKRRYQDRITGELALPAARARMADLPPDVHPRLRDSLNARGLNALYTHQREAWDLARAGQHLVIATPTASGKTLCYNLPVIDAVLSRQAKALYLFPTKALAQDQVAELSELNQAGLKGGLGQFDPNGAGAHGSKGAQTRGDQRGGNQNARAETIGASGEGTTLGIKAFTFDGDTPGDARKAVRTRGDIVLSNPDMLHQAILPHHTKWAQFFESLAFIVVDELHSYRGVFGAHVANVFRRLNRVCAFYGVQPQFIMASATIGNPQELAERLIGAPVAAVTESGAPRGAGHLLLWNPPVINPDLGIRASARSQTTRVARSAIKAGFKTIVFARSRLMVEVITKYLKDVFDRDPRRPPRVRAYRGGYLPSERRGIERDLRASRVDVVVSTSALELGVDIGSLDVSVLNGYPGTVAATWQRLGRAGRRNRPSLGVLVASSAPIDQYIVRHPEFFLGRSPEQARIHPDQLLILMDHVRCAAFELPFQEGESFGNEDLAEMLGYLRDQGLLQYQSGRWYWIADSYPANAVSLRSVAEGNFVVIDIDAGKQTIIAEVDYSSAPGTIYEGAIYMVQSQPYQVEKLDWTGRKAFVRKTRADYYTDAIDYTRLKILDRFDQQRLDQAASSNGEVHLVRRYPGYKKIRYYSHDNIGYGNINLPDQEMHTTSVWWQVHPEALAQALPQRERAIEGFLGAAHALHHVAALRAMAEVSDLGRAVGDGQGTWFAAVGNDGRGQLRGPDNEPVELAPGGRFEPTLFLYDNFPGGVGLSEPLYRDAAMLVADARALVAACDCAGGCPACVGPILPGDEEREQHPKAVALLVLDLLGGTDDAKWPDRVLAS from the coding sequence ATGCCTGAATTCACGCAAAGCTTGGCGCCACAATCTGCACCGGAAGCCGCAGCCAAAGCCGCACCCCATGCGTCGCATCAAGCAGCGGATTTCGCGCGCTTTCTCAACGGCCTGAAGCGCCGCTACCAGGATCGCATCACCGGCGAACTGGCGTTGCCGGCGGCGCGTGCGCGGATGGCCGATCTGCCGCCAGATGTGCATCCGCGCCTGCGCGATTCACTCAATGCGCGCGGTCTCAACGCACTCTACACCCACCAGCGCGAGGCCTGGGACTTGGCGCGCGCCGGCCAGCATCTGGTCATCGCCACGCCAACGGCCTCCGGCAAGACCCTGTGCTACAACCTGCCGGTCATTGATGCCGTGCTTTCGCGCCAGGCCAAGGCGCTCTATCTGTTCCCGACCAAGGCGCTGGCGCAGGACCAGGTGGCGGAGCTTTCTGAGCTTAATCAAGCTGGGCTCAAGGGCGGGCTTGGCCAGTTCGACCCCAATGGGGCTGGTGCGCACGGCAGCAAGGGAGCCCAAACCCGCGGTGATCAGCGCGGTGGGAATCAAAACGCCCGTGCCGAGACCATCGGCGCTAGCGGCGAGGGCACAACGCTTGGCATCAAAGCCTTCACCTTCGACGGCGACACCCCGGGCGACGCGCGCAAGGCGGTACGCACCCGCGGCGACATCGTGCTGTCGAACCCGGACATGCTGCACCAGGCCATCCTGCCGCACCACACCAAATGGGCGCAGTTCTTCGAGTCGCTCGCCTTTATCGTGGTCGATGAGCTGCACAGCTACCGAGGCGTCTTCGGTGCTCATGTGGCGAATGTGTTCCGCCGTCTGAATCGCGTCTGTGCCTTCTACGGCGTGCAGCCGCAATTCATCATGGCCTCGGCCACTATCGGAAATCCGCAAGAACTCGCCGAGCGGCTGATCGGCGCGCCGGTCGCTGCGGTGACCGAGAGCGGCGCGCCGCGCGGGGCCGGGCATCTGCTGCTGTGGAATCCGCCCGTCATCAACCCGGATCTCGGCATTCGCGCCTCGGCGCGCTCCCAGACCACCAGGGTCGCGCGCTCGGCGATCAAGGCCGGGTTCAAGACCATTGTCTTCGCGCGCTCGCGGCTGATGGTTGAGGTGATCACCAAGTATCTGAAAGACGTCTTCGACCGCGATCCACGCCGCCCGCCGCGGGTGCGCGCCTATCGCGGCGGCTATCTGCCGAGCGAGCGCCGCGGCATCGAGCGCGACCTGCGCGCGAGCCGGGTGGATGTGGTGGTCAGTACCTCGGCGCTGGAGCTGGGCGTGGACATCGGCAGTCTGGATGTCTCAGTGCTCAATGGCTATCCCGGCACCGTGGCCGCGACCTGGCAGCGGCTCGGACGGGCAGGGCGGCGCAATCGCCCCAGCCTCGGCGTGCTGGTCGCGAGCAGCGCGCCCATCGATCAGTACATTGTGCGCCATCCTGAGTTTTTTCTCGGCCGTTCGCCCGAGCAGGCGCGCATCCATCCCGATCAGTTATTGATTTTGATGGACCATGTGCGCTGCGCGGCCTTTGAATTGCCGTTTCAGGAGGGCGAGAGCTTCGGCAATGAAGACCTCGCCGAAATGCTCGGCTATCTGCGCGACCAGGGCCTGCTGCAATACCAGAGCGGGCGCTGGTATTGGATCGCCGACAGCTATCCGGCCAATGCGGTCTCACTGCGATCGGTCGCCGAGGGCAATTTCGTGGTCATCGACATCGACGCCGGCAAGCAGACCATCATCGCCGAGGTCGACTACAGCAGCGCGCCAGGTACGATTTATGAAGGCGCCATCTACATGGTGCAGTCCCAGCCCTATCAGGTCGAAAAACTCGACTGGACCGGGCGCAAGGCCTTCGTGCGCAAGACCCGCGCGGATTATTACACCGATGCGATTGACTATACGCGCCTGAAAATTCTCGACCGCTTCGATCAGCAGCGCCTTGACCAAGCCGCCAGCTCCAATGGCGAAGTGCATCTGGTGCGCCGCTATCCCGGCTACAAGAAAATTCGCTACTACAGCCACGACAACATCGGCTACGGCAACATCAACCTGCCGGATCAGGAAATGCACACCACCTCGGTCTGGTGGCAGGTGCATCCCGAGGCGCTAGCCCAAGCCCTACCTCAGCGCGAGCGCGCCATCGAGGGCTTCCTCGGCGCCGCCCATGCGTTGCACCATGTCGCCGCGCTGCGAGCCATGGCAGAGGTCAGCGATCTCGGCCGCGCGGTCGGAGACGGGCAGGGCACTTGGTTCGCCGCCGTCGGCAACGACGGTCGCGGTCAGCTGCGCGGCCCCGACAACGAGCCGGTCGAGCTGGCCCCCGGCGGTCGCTTCGAGCCGACGCTCTTTCTCTACGACAACTTCCCCGGCGGCGTCGGTCTGTCCGAGCCCCTCTATCGCGATGCGGCCATGCTGGTCGCCGACGCGCGCGCCCTGGTCGCCGCCTGCGACTGCGCCGGCGGCTGCCCAGCCTGCGTCGGCCCCATCCTGCCGGGGGATGAAGAACGCGAGCAGCATCCCAAGGCCGTTGCCTTGTTGGTGTTGGATTTGCTTGGCGGGACCGACGATGCCAAGTGGCCGGATCGGGTGCTGGCGTCTTGA
- a CDS encoding HDOD domain-containing protein: MTPEALIKETEHLFSLPDVALRVNQLIDEPSTRPADLAEVILYDAALSARLLRLVNSAYYARPRAIETVTQAISMIGFRPLRDLVIATFAVERFRGLPPERVNMERFWFHGVATGLAARELAKRRGVREGERLFLAGLLHSIGKLVFFSQCAEDYTEVLRLVDEDRQPVVAAEEKVFGFNYAELGAELLRTWRFPESIWKAVAYQLNPDAAPDFKLEAAIVQGAEQVAGIVQSTAIDGGEALATSASDYLSALAERLALSSDALSELPGDISLQVVEVFEILVPGASVVY; encoded by the coding sequence ATGACACCAGAAGCCCTGATCAAAGAAACTGAACATTTGTTCTCGCTGCCGGACGTGGCGTTGCGGGTGAATCAGCTCATTGACGAGCCAAGCACGCGTCCCGCGGACCTGGCCGAGGTGATTTTGTACGATGCCGCGCTGTCCGCGCGCCTGCTGCGCCTGGTCAACAGTGCTTACTACGCGCGTCCACGAGCGATCGAGACGGTCACCCAGGCGATTTCGATGATTGGTTTTCGGCCGCTGCGCGATTTGGTGATCGCCACTTTCGCGGTGGAGCGGTTTCGCGGTTTACCGCCGGAGCGCGTCAATATGGAGCGCTTTTGGTTTCATGGTGTTGCCACCGGACTCGCCGCGCGCGAGCTGGCCAAGCGCCGCGGCGTGCGCGAGGGCGAGCGCTTGTTTCTGGCCGGTCTTCTGCACAGCATCGGCAAGCTGGTGTTCTTTAGCCAGTGCGCGGAAGACTACACCGAGGTGTTGCGACTGGTGGACGAGGACCGACAGCCGGTTGTTGCTGCCGAGGAGAAGGTTTTCGGGTTCAACTACGCAGAACTTGGCGCCGAATTGTTGCGCACCTGGAGATTTCCCGAGTCGATCTGGAAAGCCGTGGCCTATCAACTCAATCCGGATGCGGCACCGGATTTTAAGCTCGAGGCCGCCATTGTGCAGGGAGCGGAGCAGGTTGCCGGTATCGTGCAGTCCACCGCCATCGACGGCGGTGAGGCCCTGGCCACCAGCGCCTCGGATTATCTGTCCGCGCTCGCCGAGCGGCTTGCCCTGTCATCGGATGCCTTGAGCGAATTGCCTGGCGATATCAGTCTGCAAGTGGTGGAGGTGTTCGAGATTCTGGTTCCCGGCGCGTCAGTCGTTTACTAA
- a CDS encoding EVE domain-containing protein: protein MAYWLMKSEPEVFGIEHLLARPDRTEPWDGVRNYQARNMMRDQMQPGDQAFFYHSNCKEPGIVGLMEIVTAGYPDPTAFDPQHRYFDPKSDPENPRWFLVDVRYIRHLTRTITLAELKSEPHAAALGDFPLIRKGSRLSIMPVTADQWKLILSLEN, encoded by the coding sequence ATGGCCTACTGGCTAATGAAATCCGAGCCCGAAGTCTTCGGCATTGAGCATCTTCTTGCCCGTCCCGACCGCACCGAGCCCTGGGATGGGGTCAGGAACTACCAGGCGCGCAACATGATGCGCGACCAGATGCAGCCCGGCGATCAGGCGTTCTTTTATCACTCCAACTGCAAGGAGCCGGGTATCGTCGGGCTGATGGAGATCGTCACCGCCGGCTACCCAGACCCCACAGCGTTCGACCCGCAGCACAGATACTTCGACCCCAAAAGCGACCCGGAAAATCCGCGCTGGTTTCTCGTCGATGTGCGCTACATCCGGCATTTGACGCGGACCATCACTTTGGCCGAACTGAAAAGCGAACCGCACGCCGCCGCGCTCGGAGACTTTCCGCTCATCCGCAAAGGCAGCCGGCTTTCGATCATGCCGGTAACGGCTGA